One stretch of Salmo trutta chromosome 7, fSalTru1.1, whole genome shotgun sequence DNA includes these proteins:
- the fem1b gene encoding protein fem-1 homolog B: MDSLAGYVYKAAAEGRVLTLAALLLNHSEAETRYLLSYVTHLAGQRSTPLIIASRNGHDKVVRLLLDHYRVDTEQTGTVRFDGYVIDGATALWCSAGAGHFEVVRQLVCHQANVNHTTVTNSTPLRAACFDGRLDIVKYLVEHQANIGIANKYDNTCLMIAAYKGHTDVVGFLLEHGADPNAKAHCGATALHFAAEAGHLDIVKELVRCQAAMVVNGHGMTPLKVAAESCKADVVELLLLHAECDPHSRIEALELLGASFANDRENYDILKTYHYLYLAMLERHRDLGTLIAKELLPPIEAYGGRSECRTPQELEAIRADRNALHMEGLMVRERILGSDNIDVSHPIIYRGAVYADNMEFDQCIKLWLHALLLRQKGNRNTHKDLLRFAQVFSQMVHLKEPVGAEPVKQVLHCSVLEIQRSMARVEAAPEAELHTAMDNYESNVFTFLYLVCISTKTVCGEEERARINKQIYNLIQLDPRSREGSSLLHLAISSSTPVDDFHTNDVCTFPNAQVTKLLLDCGAQVNAVDHEGNSPLHIIVQYNRPISDFLTLHAIIISLVEAGAHTDMTNKQKKTPLDKSTTGVSEILLKTQMKMSLKCLASRAVRQHQITYRNQIPKTLEEFVEFH; this comes from the exons ATGGACTCGCTTGCCGGGTACGTATACAAAGCGGCTGCTGAGGGCCGAGTCCTGACGTTGGCCGCCCTGCTGCTCAACCACTCCGAGGCCGAGACACGATATTTACTGAGTTACGTGACCCACCTCGCTGGCCAACGGTCAACTCCTCTCATCATTGCATCTCGAAACGGACACGACAAAGTTGTGAGGCTGCTGCTGGATCACTACAGGGTGGATACTGAGCAGACTGGCACAGTCAGATTTGACGG GTATGTCATTGATGGGGCCACCGCCTTGTGGTGTTCGGCTGGCGCAGGACACTTTGAGGTGGTCCGCCAGTTGGTGTGCCACCAGGCGAATGTCAACCATACCACTGTCACCAACTCCACCCCCCTGAGAGCGGCCTGCTTTGATGGGCGCCTGGACATTGTGAAATACCTGGTGGAACACCAGGCCAACATCGGCATCGCCAACAAGTACGACAACACCTGCCTGATGATCGCCGCCTACAAGGGCCACACGGACGTGGTGGGCTTTCTGCTGGAGCATGGCGCTGACCCCAATGCCAAGGCCCACTGCGGGGCCACCGCCCTGCACTTTGCTGCTGAGGCAGGCCACCTGGACATTGTGAAGGAGCTGGTGCGCTGCCAGGCAGCCATGGTGGTGAACGGCCATGGCATGACACCGCTCAAAGTAGCGGCGGAGAGCTGCAAGGCGGACGTGGTGGAGCTTCTGCTGTTGCACGCCGAATGTGACCCACACAGCCGCATCGAGGCTCTGGAGCTGCTGGGTGCCTCGTTCGCCAACGACCGGGAGAACTATGACATCCTAAAGACCTACCACTACCTCTATCTGGCCATGCTGGAGCGCCACCGCGATCTCGGCACGCTCATCGCCAAGGAGCTGCTGCCACCCATCGAGGCCTACGGCGGTAGGAGCGAGTGCCGCACCCCGCAGGAGCTGGAGGCCATCCGGGCGGACCGCAATGCGCTGCACATGGAGGGCCTGATGGTGCGCGAGCGCATCCTGGGCTCGGACAACATCGACGTGTCACACCCCATCATCTACCGGGGTGCTGTGTATGCTGACAACATGGAGTTCGACCAGTGCATCAAGCTGTGGCTGCACGCGCTGCTCCTGCGCCAGAAGGGCAATCGCAACACTCACAAGGACCTGCTGCGCTTCGCCCAGGTCTTCTCCCAGATGGTGCACCTGAAGGAGCCGGTGGGGGCGGAGCCAGTGAAGCAGGTACTGCACTGCAGCGTGCTGGAGATCCAGAGGAGCATGGCCAGGGTGGAAGCAGCGCCTGAGGCCGAGCTTCACACGGCCATGGACAACTACGAGTCCAACGTGTTCACCTTCCTTTACCTGGTGTGCATCAGCACCAAGACAGTGTGTGGTGAGGAGGAGCGCGCCCGCATCAACAAGCAGATCTACAACCTGATCCAGCTGGACCCGCGCTCGCGGGAGGGCTCATCACTCCTGCACCTGGCCATCAGCTCCAGCACTCCAGTGGATGACTTCCACACCAACGATGTGTGCACCTTTCCCAACGCGCAGGTAACCAAGCTGCTGCTGGACTGCGGCGCGCAGGTGAACGCGGTGGACCACGAGGGCAACAGTCCGCTGCACATCATTGTGCAGTACAACCGGCCCATCAGCGACTTCCTGACACTGCACGCCATCATCATCAGCCTGGTGGAAGCGGGTGCCCACACTGACATGACCAACAAGCAAAAGAAGACGCCACTGGACAAGAGCACCACGGGAGTGTCGGAGATCCTGCTCAAGACCCAGATGAAGATGAGCCTCAAGTGCCTGGCGTCGCGGGCCGTGCGCCAGCACCAAATCACATACCGCAACCAGATCCCTAAGACtctggaggagtttgtggagTTCCACTGA